In Desulfosporosinus youngiae DSM 17734, the genomic stretch TCAGAACGCATCTCTTGAGGAGTACTTGCAATGGCTTTCATAAATAGTTTAACCATATAGGGATGCTCCCGCGCTATCTCAAGCTTGATCACTCCTACTTCACTTACCCTTTGAAAGATATCCTTAGTCTCTTTCAATGGGTATTTCTTAAATTCATCCATCATTGTCTGTACACAGTAATCAATGACATAGAAAAAGAGACGTTTTTTATTCTTAAAATAATGAAACAAAATTCCTTTAGAAATGCCTGCTTCTTTAATTATCCGATTAGTTGAGGCCTGCTCAAATCCTTTGTCAGCAAATTCATGAATACAGGCATTTAAAATAATTTTCTTTTTATCGTCCTTTAGATTCTCAAAACTATCGTACAAACTGTTCTCTCCTCGTAAGAATTTACTTATGATGATAGGATTATACACCTCTTTTGACCAGGTGGTCAATGCAAAAAAAAGATAATGAAAGTATACCCTAAACACTTCCAGAAGTATAAAGAAAACCCGGCTTCGCCGAGCCTTAAACGCATACTCACAAATGAGGCGAAACCGTTGGTTGCCCTTATGCTTAGACGAAGACACTGTCTTCGCACGGGTTAGACCTTCTTGCAGTATAATAACGTAAGTTTTATACTTTCTGCCCTAAAAAAAGGAACCCGAAAGCTCCAAAACAATCTGAAGAATCCCCAGACCCGCAAGCAGGGCAGCTTCTCCCACAGGAGCGAACTCATTGCATGGAGAGGCAATAAAAGCCCACAAACCGGTGCGGGGAAACGGAGCCACGGGTTCACATCAGGTATTACCCGGAGGTTTGGCGGAGTCCCGCGCCGGTGAGTGGGCGAGCCTCGGAGTGCTGAGTGAACGGATGTGGGAGAAGCTGCCCGACCCGAGGGACCTGGACCTATTTTCATTCATCAATGGTGCCGCACAGCGGCATGGGAGTCTGATAGTATAAAAAAAACAGGGGTTGCCCCCTGCTTCCTGCAAATAGCTACAGCTTAACCTACATTAATTTAAAGTGCTAAGCTTTTCTGCCATAGTATATATTATTACAACAGTATTTTCAGGCTAAAGATACCTTTACGTGGAAATAACTAAATGATACGTAAGCTAAAGGGGGCTAAACGCTTGGAAGAGATATATTCACCCAATGACATTATTGATTTAGGTCCTTCCGACTTAGTGATTGTATCGCAGTTAGAGTCTGATCCAGATGTTACAACCTTAAACGTTTATGAGAGAGAACGTTTTTTTGCGAATCCCAACTCTGTCAATAATGAAGAACAAATAGCAGTGTATTCAATTTGTTCGAGGTTCTATAACCAAGCTGTTGCAGAAATCCGGGATTTATACGCAGGATGGACCAGGATCGATAAAACCGAGCCTACGAAAGTGATCGGTATTCATAATCAAAATCCTAAGATTCTCTATATCCAGTTTTCCCACGGCAAACGCTATTTTATCTATAAACGCTGCTTAACGATTAATAAGGATATGGTTTACGAAGAGCTATTCGGAAAAACGCATAATCTTAGCCGGCGTTCCTTGAACAGAGAAGACGAACAGTACCTTATTTCAAAATTAAGATTCATGCCAAAAACTAAAAATGCCATTAGCTTCTATGCGTTTAAAGCTCATATCCGTGCTCGACGGCATTTTGCGTTTTCTCATTAGGGTTACAAACTACAGACCAAACCACAGGAGAGTAAAGAAAGAAACCGCTGATACTACGATCGAAGCAATGATCATGGCCCCAAGCGGACGCAGTGCCCGATTCCGCAAACTTGAAAGATGGACATTAAGGCCTAACCCAACCATAGCAGCTGCCAAAAGGAAAGAGGACACCTTGGAAATATCGTTGAGAACAACGTCAGGAATTGGCAGATACGTGCCTACTAAACTTGTCAACATGAATCCGGCTAAAAACCAGGGAAAGGGTGCGCTTTGCTTACCCTCCCCCTCTCCTTTGCGCTTCATCCAAAGAGAAAGAACGATACTTAAAGGGATCAGCAGGAATACTCTTCCCAGTTTGGACAACAATCCCATTGCCATCACATCCTGACCTGCCGGCATAGAAGCTGCCGCCACATGAGCGATCTCGTGTAAACTCATGCCACTCCATATCCCGTATTCAAGAGCGCTGATCGGTAAAAACGGCATGAGAAAGGTATATGTCAAAGCAAAGATGGTTCCTATTAAGGCAATGATTCCCGCTCCAATCGCAGTATCTTCGTCATTTGCCTTTAAAATCGGGGATACCGCCGCAATCGCGGCAGCCCCACATACGCCCGTCCCAATTCCCAGCAGCAATGATAGGTTCAAATCTGCTTTAAACAACTTGGCCAATAACATAGTCGCTGTAATCGCAATGATAATGATCATAGTATCATAAACAAGCAGCATCCCGCCTTTGTGAAGAACCATATCAATATTAAGTTTGAATCCATAGAGCACGATGGCAAAACGCATCAGAAAACGTGCGGAAAACTGAATTCCTTCACGAATACTCTCCGGATATCCAAGCACATTGCGATAAATTACAGCAATCAGAATAGCACTCAGCATAGCCCCGATTCGATTGATTCCCGGTAAGGCTCCCACCCATGTTCCGGTACCAGCGATAACCATAGTAAATAGAACTCCTAGTATAAAACGATTCCGCCTCTCTTGATCTATCACTAAAGTCTGTTGAACACTTAAACTCTCCTTTGCCTGCAACCACATTTCCATAGGCCTCCCAATCATCTATTCTAGATTCTCACTTTCCAAAGAACTGAGCCTCTACAAAAACTATAGATTGATTAAGGTAAAGGAGCAATATAGGTTTCTTTAGGGTATCATCAGGAAAATATATTTTTTACTTCTTTCAAAGTTGTTATATCATTATGTCGAACCCTATCGAATTTTAAGTTATTAGAACCCAAAGTATTTGACCTAGTTTAAATGAACTTGAGGTGTAGTCATGATTGCCGATCCTTTAAAAATCTTTGTAACAGTTGCTGAACTTAAGAATTTTTCCCGTGCAGCAGAAGAGCTCTTTCTATCCCAGCCCAGTGTCAGCTTACAAATCCGAAATTTAGAAAATGAACTTGGCTCAAAACTGATTAACCGTTCTCCGAAACACTTGGAGCTTACTCAATCAGGTGAACTTCTTTATGGAATAGCAAAGCAGATCCTGTTCCTGTATGACAAGGCAAAACAAGAAATCGAACAGTTGACAACCACTGTCACAGGCTCGCTGAAAGTGGGAGCAAGCTATACTATTGGCGAGTACATTCTACCCTTCGCGCTGGCTGAATTTTCCGATCAATTTCCAAATGTAGACATAGCAGCCTCGATCGGAAATACGGTAGAAATCACTCATGCGGTTCGATCTAATCATTTGGACCTTGCACTTGTCGAAGGGGAAGTCCATCACTCCGACCTCGATATCCAGCCTTTGATGGATGATGAGATTATTTTGGTAGTCCCTAACCAACATGCTTTGGCAAGACTTCCCATCGTCACTGCGGATCATCTTCAAGACCGGGTGTGGATTCTCAGAGAGACTGGTTCCGGGACTCGTGATTTCAGTGATAAGCTGATCAAGGATTGGAAAGTCAATGTAAAAAAATCTCATATCTTTGGCAGCAGTCAGGCTGTAAAGCAAGCGGTTATTGCTGGTTTGGGAATTGCACTTGTCTCTGGCTGGATTGTACGAAAGGAATTAAAAGCAAAAGAATTAACGGCCATCCGAATAAAAGGCAAAAAACTAATTCGTACATTTTCAATAATAAGGCCCAAGAATAGTGAAATGACCAAAGCCATGGGCATTTTTACAGAAAATTTGCTTTCACCTGACTTTATCTCTTCGCTTATGGATCATAATCCCTCCGTAATCAGTTAGGAAAACCAGCTTGTTTTCAGGCACTAAAAAAGACATGCCCCTGCTAACTATGTTAGGGGCATGTCTTTTTTAGTAGTTATGTGCATTTTGGAGCAGGAATATTAGCATCTACCCAATCAAACAATTCATGGACACTATACACCGTCAACCCTGTATGCGGGTTGTTTCTTTTAATGAAAATAATCTCTATCCCCAACTCTAAGGCAGCCGAGACTTTCGTATCAGTTCCGCCGGCGGACCCGCTATCACGGGTCAAAAGAATATCTGCTCCATAGAATTTAAGAGATACTTTATTGACCTCTTTAGAAAATTGTCCTTGCATAGCAATGATATTCCTAGGCGATATACCCATATTCTGGCATTTCTGAACCAAACGGCCCTCCGGCAGAACCCTGACAACGATACGGGCCAATCGAGCAAAAGGACTTCGGACGATGCTTTCCAATTGGTGACTTCCGGTCGTAACAAAAACTGTTACCAGCCGTCCTTTTTCTTGATACAAAGTACCTACGCGGTCTTCCAATTGGATCAGTGCTTCCTCCCAATTATTCACTGAATATATTAAGGGGCTGACAGGAACGATTGTCTCAGGTCTTTCTAAGCGAAGATAAGGAATATCCTGCTCTTCACACCATTGGCGCAGATGGGCAAACTTCACACTGCTGGAAGGAGGACTGGCATCAATGACCAATGAGGGTAAATGCAGCGAAGCCTTTTCACTCCAGGTTTGCATCCGTGTCAGCTCATACCTTCTGCTATTGAGATATTCACTAATCTCACGTGCCGCGGCCGTTTCTCCTAAAAGTAAAATCATGGCTACCTCACTCTATGCTGTTTGCTGACCGCTTTTAATCGCAATAGTTTTAAACAGATCCTCTTTTGATTTCGGCAAAGGGGCCGAAGGAAGCAGCCATCCTTTTTTGACCAACTCAATATGTGTCTCAATCAGCCAGGGAATTGTCAAATCGGCACGCTGCACAATTTCCGGCTGCAAAAATAATTCGCCGGGTAATCCTTGAGCAATGATCTCCCCACGGTACATAATGACTAACCTATCTGCCCAGCTATATGCCAGATCGACATCATGAGTCGATAGAATCATAGTCTTGCCTTGATCACTTAACTTATCCAAAAGCTGCATGAACTCTTGTGAGTGACGAGGGTCCATTCCGGCGGTTGGTTCATCAAAAATAATGACTTCCGGCTCCATAGCCAGAACCCCCGCAATCGAAACACGTTTTTTCTGCCCATAGCTTAATAAATGCGTAGGCTTATCCTGAAGGTCTTTAGTCTCTGTATCTACCAGAGCCCGTTCAACTCTCTCAATGACTTTTTCTTCTGAAAGTCCGAGATTGAGCGGACCAAAGGAGATGTCCTGATAAACACTGGCGGAAAATAATTGACTATCAGGATCTTGGAAGACTATTCCTACGTTTTTGCGTAATTCTATTAACGCTTTGTTTTTGTAGGAAATCTCCTCTCCCCGATATTTAATACACCCTGAATCCGGACGATATGTTCCGTTCAATTGCATAAATAAGGTGGATTTTCCCGCCCCGTTTGAACCCAAAATAGCTAACTTTTCACCCTTTATAATCGGTAAATTAACTTTGCGTAAAGCATTTGTACCGTCTGGATAGGAATACTCTAAATTAACTACTTCTAGTATGCACTTAGACAAACGCATTACCTCCAAAGCAAATTTAAAACGATCAGGGGAATCCCGATTATTATTATAACAAGATAATTTATAAGATCAACGGGGTATTTCGGGGTCGGGCACCTTGATTTCTCCGTAGAACACCGTTCTGACATAGAATAATACCTATAATCATAGTCACAATTGCAATAAAGTTTTTTCCGAAGGGTGAGCGTTTAATCCCTCTTACTCAAACTATGTTTACCCTTTGACAGCCCAATATAATAAAAGACAAATCCACTCCCGATCGCAGCCTGCAAAGCAAACAATAAGGATTCAATTTCACCGCTGGGCGGTTCCCAAAATGATTCAAACCAAGGGGTATAGTCAGCGTTAAGCTCCGTGATCGCTTCTGATGCCTCACCATCGGCACCGCCAAATTCTGCATCCTTTGCTACAAAAAGAGGGACGACTGCTAATAAGACTACAAATAATAGAATTATCATGTTCTTGGTAAAGAGTTTCATGCTTTAACCCCCCGTTTAATGGAAGATACGGCCTTGCCTGTAAATGCGGTTAAAACCTGCAAGTCCTTTTGGCTATAAACCATGAGAATATTAAACACCATTACCGTAAGCAGACCTTCGCTAATCGCTAAAGGAACCTGAGTGACTGCAAAAATGCCCATGAATTTAAGGATAGCGGCACTCACTCCACCTGAAGCCGCCGGAAACGCAAGACCTAACTGAATGGAGGTTGTTACGTAGGTCATTAAATTTCCTAAGCTTGCTGCCGTAAAGATCGAGAGCCATTGGGGTGCCCCCAGTTTTTTCAGGCCTTTGTAAACACCATATGAGACAAAAGGGCCTACTATTCCCATTGAAAAGGTGTTTGCTCCTAAGGTCGTTATTCCCCCATGGGCCAGCAAAAGAGCCTGGAAGATTAAGACTATCATTCCTAAAACGGTCATAGCCGCAGGTCCAAATAGAATGGCGCCTAAGCCGACACCTGTAGGGTGAGAGCAGCTGCCGGTAACTGACGGAATCTTTAAAGCGGATAGAACAAAAGCAAATGCCCCTGCCATCCCAAGCAGCATCTTCAAATTCGGATGGAGTGCCAGTGTTTTTTTAATGGAGCGTACTCCTGCAATAACAAAAGGTATCATAGCGATCCACCAGAAGGCGGCCCAGTTAAACGGTAAGAATCCCTCCATGATATGCATACCATAAGCGTTATCCGGGAAGAAGATGTATACAGCCATAACATAGATCATCAGTAAACCGATATTTTTTATCTTAGGAAGACCTTTCATATCAACAACTCCTTTTTATGTTAGACACCAATAAAAATTAAGAATTTAGCAAACTGCCCAGATAAGCTTTACCTGCCACTATACTCTTTTCCACCTCTCCTTTCTAAAAATAACGAGGCAACCAGTACATTACTGTCTTTAGACAGTAATGTACTGGTTGCCTCGAACTATACGGTCTTTTCCACTTTCAAGTCGCACTCGCATTTTGAAGCAGATCCCGCTTGAACAAGACATCTACCCGCAGGTCGGTTTCCCTCAGGAAACCACTATTTATGTTATAAACAGTTAAAGCCCTCCACGATATGGAGGGCTTAATCGACAAAAACCCTGCCACCCATCCATCGTGAGTTAAAGCAGACGAGC encodes the following:
- a CDS encoding precorrin-6A/cobalt-precorrin-6A reductase, giving the protein MILLLGETAAAREISEYLNSRRYELTRMQTWSEKASLHLPSLVIDASPPSSSVKFAHLRQWCEEQDIPYLRLERPETIVPVSPLIYSVNNWEEALIQLEDRVGTLYQEKGRLVTVFVTTGSHQLESIVRSPFARLARIVVRVLPEGRLVQKCQNMGISPRNIIAMQGQFSKEVNKVSLKFYGADILLTRDSGSAGGTDTKVSAALELGIEIIFIKRNNPHTGLTVYSVHELFDWVDANIPAPKCT
- a CDS encoding energy-coupling factor ABC transporter permease, translating into MKGLPKIKNIGLLMIYVMAVYIFFPDNAYGMHIMEGFLPFNWAAFWWIAMIPFVIAGVRSIKKTLALHPNLKMLLGMAGAFAFVLSALKIPSVTGSCSHPTGVGLGAILFGPAAMTVLGMIVLIFQALLLAHGGITTLGANTFSMGIVGPFVSYGVYKGLKKLGAPQWLSIFTAASLGNLMTYVTTSIQLGLAFPAASGGVSAAILKFMGIFAVTQVPLAISEGLLTVMVFNILMVYSQKDLQVLTAFTGKAVSSIKRGVKA
- a CDS encoding energy-coupling factor ABC transporter ATP-binding protein — protein: MSKCILEVVNLEYSYPDGTNALRKVNLPIIKGEKLAILGSNGAGKSTLFMQLNGTYRPDSGCIKYRGEEISYKNKALIELRKNVGIVFQDPDSQLFSASVYQDISFGPLNLGLSEEKVIERVERALVDTETKDLQDKPTHLLSYGQKKRVSIAGVLAMEPEVIIFDEPTAGMDPRHSQEFMQLLDKLSDQGKTMILSTHDVDLAYSWADRLVIMYRGEIIAQGLPGELFLQPEIVQRADLTIPWLIETHIELVKKGWLLPSAPLPKSKEDLFKTIAIKSGQQTA
- a CDS encoding TetR/AcrR family transcriptional regulator, coding for MYDSFENLKDDKKKIILNACIHEFADKGFEQASTNRIIKEAGISKGILFHYFKNKKRLFFYVIDYCVQTMMDEFKKYPLKETKDIFQRVSEVGVIKLEIAREHPYMVKLFMKAIASTPQEMRSEIEMKYLQVSREFMPMLFENIDYSRFRSKVEPAKAIQVIMLFLGALGEKYLKDYRGKEREMLEDYDKILAEYMEYMEILKYGMYAQKGSNL
- a CDS encoding LysR substrate-binding domain-containing protein; this translates as MIADPLKIFVTVAELKNFSRAAEELFLSQPSVSLQIRNLENELGSKLINRSPKHLELTQSGELLYGIAKQILFLYDKAKQEIEQLTTTVTGSLKVGASYTIGEYILPFALAEFSDQFPNVDIAASIGNTVEITHAVRSNHLDLALVEGEVHHSDLDIQPLMDDEIILVVPNQHALARLPIVTADHLQDRVWILRETGSGTRDFSDKLIKDWKVNVKKSHIFGSSQAVKQAVIAGLGIALVSGWIVRKELKAKELTAIRIKGKKLIRTFSIIRPKNSEMTKAMGIFTENLLSPDFISSLMDHNPSVIS
- a CDS encoding energy-coupling factor ABC transporter substrate-binding protein, with protein sequence MKLFTKNMIILLFVVLLAVVPLFVAKDAEFGGADGEASEAITELNADYTPWFESFWEPPSGEIESLLFALQAAIGSGFVFYYIGLSKGKHSLSKRD
- a CDS encoding YeiH family protein, which codes for MWLQAKESLSVQQTLVIDQERRNRFILGVLFTMVIAGTGTWVGALPGINRIGAMLSAILIAVIYRNVLGYPESIREGIQFSARFLMRFAIVLYGFKLNIDMVLHKGGMLLVYDTMIIIIAITATMLLAKLFKADLNLSLLLGIGTGVCGAAAIAAVSPILKANDEDTAIGAGIIALIGTIFALTYTFLMPFLPISALEYGIWSGMSLHEIAHVAAASMPAGQDVMAMGLLSKLGRVFLLIPLSIVLSLWMKRKGEGEGKQSAPFPWFLAGFMLTSLVGTYLPIPDVVLNDISKVSSFLLAAAMVGLGLNVHLSSLRNRALRPLGAMIIASIVVSAVSFFTLLWFGL